A single window of Pseudomonas marginalis DNA harbors:
- a CDS encoding glucan biosynthesis protein — protein sequence MPLGRDALAADTAAPSSTFSFEGLIEQAQADALKPYTYPSTASAALLARLDYAAHGQIRFKPEHALFAKGPGKFPVTFFHLGSFFRTPVRLYVLDNGIAREIVYDPAHFDMPGDSPAHALPRNSGFAGFRIQESRLGDQARLAWQQNDWVAFLGASYFRAIGELYQYGLSARAIALDVAQAGKAEEFPDFTHIWFEPPKNQHTNTMTLYARLDGPSICGAYRFEIHRTQGVVMDIDCTFFLRKNVSRLGIAPLTSMFWFSETAKRTAADWRPEVHDSDGLGLWTGNGERIWRPLNNPPRTLVSAFSDRQPKGFGLLQRDRNFDHYLDGVNYQRRPSLWVEPLGDWGEGSVQLMENGTDDEIHDNIVAMWVPSAPAEAGNRYALRYRLHWLAREPYVSPLAVCVATRLGKGGSPGEPRPLGVRKFVVEFQGAPLEKLAPGVKPEAVISCSRGALSRVFTEAVPDGVAGHWRAQFDLNVDGKEPVELRLFLRLDGQPLSETWLYQYHPFHSESTAIGTPSTADTGNSP from the coding sequence ATGCCACTGGGCAGGGACGCCCTCGCGGCCGATACAGCCGCCCCGTCCAGTACTTTTTCCTTCGAAGGCTTGATCGAACAGGCACAAGCCGATGCCTTGAAACCCTACACCTACCCCAGCACCGCATCGGCCGCGCTGCTGGCGCGACTCGACTACGCCGCCCATGGCCAGATCCGCTTCAAACCCGAGCACGCCCTGTTCGCCAAAGGCCCCGGCAAGTTCCCTGTGACATTTTTTCACTTGGGGTCGTTTTTTCGCACGCCCGTCAGGCTGTATGTGCTGGACAACGGCATCGCCCGCGAGATCGTCTACGACCCGGCGCACTTCGATATGCCGGGCGACAGCCCGGCCCATGCCCTGCCCCGTAACAGCGGGTTCGCCGGTTTTCGTATCCAGGAAAGCCGCCTGGGCGACCAGGCCAGGCTGGCGTGGCAACAGAACGACTGGGTGGCCTTTCTTGGCGCGTCGTACTTCCGGGCCATCGGCGAGTTGTACCAGTACGGCCTGTCGGCACGGGCGATTGCCCTGGATGTGGCACAAGCCGGCAAGGCCGAAGAATTCCCCGACTTCACCCACATCTGGTTCGAGCCGCCAAAGAACCAGCACACAAACACCATGACCCTCTACGCGCGTCTCGACGGCCCCAGTATCTGCGGCGCCTACCGTTTCGAGATCCACCGCACACAGGGCGTGGTCATGGACATCGACTGCACGTTTTTCCTGCGCAAGAACGTCAGCCGGCTGGGCATTGCGCCGCTGACCTCGATGTTCTGGTTCAGTGAAACCGCCAAGCGCACCGCCGCCGACTGGCGCCCCGAGGTCCACGACAGTGACGGCCTGGGGCTCTGGACCGGCAACGGAGAACGTATCTGGCGGCCCTTGAACAACCCGCCACGCACCCTGGTTTCGGCGTTCAGCGACCGGCAACCGAAGGGCTTCGGCCTGTTACAGCGCGACCGTAATTTCGACCACTACCTCGATGGGGTGAATTACCAGCGGCGCCCCAGTCTGTGGGTCGAACCGTTGGGCGATTGGGGCGAAGGCAGCGTGCAACTGATGGAAAACGGCACCGACGACGAGATCCACGACAACATCGTCGCGATGTGGGTGCCCTCGGCCCCGGCGGAAGCGGGCAACCGCTATGCGCTGCGGTATCGCCTGCACTGGCTGGCCCGGGAGCCCTACGTTTCGCCACTGGCGGTGTGCGTGGCCACTCGCCTGGGCAAAGGCGGCTCACCGGGCGAGCCGCGCCCGCTGGGGGTACGTAAATTCGTGGTGGAATTCCAGGGCGCCCCATTGGAAAAACTCGCACCGGGGGTCAAGCCCGAGGCCGTGATCAGTTGCTCCAGAGGCGCCCTCAGCCGGGTCTTTACCGAAGCGGTGCCGGACGGCGTCGCCGGCCATTGGCGAGCACAGTTCGACCTGAACGTCGACGGCAAGGAGCCGGTGGAATTGCGCCTGTTCCTGCGCCTGGACGGCCAGCCGCTGTCAGAGACCTGGCTGTATCAGTACCATCCCTTCCATTCGGAATCGACGGCAATCGGTACCCCTTCAACGGCCGACACCGGCAATAGTCCATGA
- a CDS encoding sensor histidine kinase — protein MLEAYRQAEESLATGEQHEQLKALRTRLELEFLQEDIPVLIRESKEGIGRVVQIVKDLKNFSRVDNDQTWQFANLQQGIDSTLNIVASELKYKADVVKHYAPLPEIECLASQLNQVVMNLVINAAQAMGPERGIITISNGVEGENVWLEVADNGCGIAPEAVQKIFDPFFTTKPVGEGTGLGLSLSYGIVKKHHGDISVSSELGKGTKFRVVLPIRQTAA, from the coding sequence ATGCTGGAGGCTTACCGGCAGGCCGAAGAAAGCCTCGCCACGGGTGAACAGCACGAGCAGCTCAAGGCCTTGCGCACCCGCCTGGAACTGGAGTTTCTACAGGAAGACATTCCGGTGTTGATCCGCGAGTCCAAGGAGGGCATCGGCCGCGTGGTGCAGATCGTCAAGGACCTGAAAAACTTCTCGCGGGTGGACAACGACCAGACCTGGCAATTCGCAAACCTGCAACAGGGCATCGATTCGACGCTGAACATCGTTGCCAGCGAACTCAAGTACAAGGCCGATGTGGTCAAGCACTACGCGCCGCTGCCAGAGATCGAATGCCTGGCCTCCCAGCTCAACCAGGTGGTGATGAACCTGGTGATCAATGCGGCGCAGGCCATGGGGCCGGAGCGCGGCATCATCACCATCAGCAACGGCGTGGAAGGCGAGAACGTGTGGCTGGAAGTGGCGGACAACGGCTGCGGGATTGCCCCCGAGGCGGTGCAGAAAATCTTCGACCCGTTTTTCACCACCAAGCCGGTGGGCGAAGGCACTGGGTTAGGACTGTCACTCTCCTACGGCATCGTCAAGAAACACCATGGCGATATCTCTGTCAGCAGCGAACTGGGCAAGGGCACGAAGTTTCGCGTGGTATTGCCGATTCGGCAGACGGCGGCGTAG
- a CDS encoding DAHL domain-containing protein: protein MTLSRRRTSQLALGLITLLLASTLIFLYIKSSSDQSSSYTHSRDLIRQLQQLNAQWDSEVLKARIAITHNYDPLVTPLTEMTRLWAELEARGSYHSPQDLPAWQASQQAYQAAIQEKARRVDQFKSHNAVLRNSLAFLPTAEDDIQAQFNQVNDDTKPQLQSVATDTYDLLLSSLEFAQVTSDERAADILVGLGKLAVNQELLPSEFRGPVEILSNHIELILREQPVVNTLLEQIAAIPVAERLDDLTTHLNQDQQALDLVEQQYHRYLLVFSTMLVALLLFLAVRLLRSFAEINRVNRALQAVNETLEQRVERRTRQLKDAQSELMDSARQAGMAEIATNVLHNVGNVLNSVNISADLVTRKLRSSKAMGLGKAMQLINERQGDLGTFITEDEKGKLLPGYLNQLVDAIAVEQQGLIEELGQLSKSVDHIKDIVSTQQSYAGAPSMKEPVQISTLMEDALRMNAGALSRHNVTVVKHYGQVPEVLGDKHRLLLIMVNLISNAKYAMSNLTDRPRQMTLTVQSLEGNRLQISVKDEGEGIPAENMTRIFTHGFTTRKEGHGFGLHSCALAAVEMDGHLSAHSDGPGLGALFTLTIPLIPAGSLV, encoded by the coding sequence ATGACCCTTTCTCGCCGCCGCACCAGCCAGTTGGCCTTGGGATTGATCACCCTGTTGCTGGCCTCGACCCTGATTTTTCTGTACATCAAGTCGTCCAGCGACCAGTCGTCTTCCTACACCCACTCCCGGGACCTGATCCGGCAGTTGCAGCAACTCAATGCCCAGTGGGACAGCGAAGTCCTCAAGGCCAGGATCGCCATCACCCACAACTACGACCCCCTGGTGACGCCCCTGACGGAAATGACCCGGTTGTGGGCCGAACTGGAAGCACGCGGCTCGTACCACAGCCCGCAAGACCTGCCCGCCTGGCAAGCCAGCCAACAGGCTTATCAGGCGGCCATCCAGGAAAAGGCCCGGCGCGTCGACCAGTTCAAGTCCCATAACGCGGTATTGCGCAACTCCCTGGCCTTCCTGCCGACCGCCGAAGACGATATCCAGGCGCAGTTCAACCAGGTGAACGACGATACAAAACCGCAACTGCAAAGCGTGGCCACCGACACCTACGACTTGCTGCTCAGCAGCCTTGAATTCGCCCAGGTCACCAGCGACGAGCGCGCCGCCGACATTCTCGTCGGCCTGGGCAAGCTGGCCGTCAACCAGGAACTGCTGCCCAGCGAATTCCGCGGCCCGGTGGAGATCCTGAGCAATCACATCGAACTGATCCTGCGCGAGCAGCCGGTGGTGAACACGTTGCTCGAACAGATCGCCGCCATTCCGGTAGCCGAACGCCTGGATGACCTGACCACCCACCTCAACCAGGACCAACAGGCCCTCGACCTGGTCGAGCAGCAATACCACCGTTACCTGCTGGTGTTCTCGACCATGCTGGTGGCCCTGCTGCTGTTCCTGGCGGTTCGCCTGCTGCGTAGTTTCGCCGAGATCAACCGCGTCAACCGCGCCTTGCAGGCGGTGAACGAAACCCTGGAACAGCGTGTGGAACGACGTACCCGACAGCTCAAGGATGCCCAGAGCGAGCTGATGGACAGCGCGCGCCAGGCCGGCATGGCGGAGATCGCCACCAACGTGCTGCACAACGTCGGCAATGTGCTTAACAGCGTGAACATCTCCGCCGACCTGGTCACCCGCAAACTGCGCAGCAGCAAGGCAATGGGCCTGGGCAAGGCCATGCAGTTGATCAACGAACGCCAGGGCGACCTGGGCACTTTTATCACCGAGGATGAGAAGGGCAAGTTGCTGCCCGGCTACTTGAACCAATTGGTGGACGCCATTGCCGTCGAGCAGCAAGGCCTGATCGAGGAGCTGGGGCAACTGAGCAAGAGCGTGGACCATATCAAGGACATCGTCTCCACCCAACAATCCTATGCGGGCGCGCCCTCGATGAAGGAACCGGTGCAGATCAGCACCTTGATGGAAGACGCCCTGCGCATGAACGCGGGGGCACTGAGCCGGCACAATGTCACGGTGGTCAAGCACTATGGGCAGGTACCGGAAGTCCTCGGGGACAAACACCGCTTGCTGCTGATCATGGTCAACCTGATCAGCAACGCCAAGTACGCCATGTCCAACCTCACCGACCGGCCACGGCAGATGACCCTGACAGTCCAGTCGCTGGAGGGCAACAGGTTGCAGATCAGCGTGAAGGACGAAGGCGAAGGCATACCGGCCGAGAACATGACCCGGATATTTACCCACGGGTTTACCACCCGCAAGGAAGGTCACGGCTTCGGCCTGCACAGCTGCGCCCTGGCCGCCGTCGAAATGGACGGCCACCTCAGCGCCCACAGCGACGGGCCGGGCCTGGGCGCGCTATTCACCCTGACTATCCCCCTCATTCCTGCCGGAAGCCTCGTATGA
- a CDS encoding cytochrome-c peroxidase, which translates to MSDVSTYHFGSILALGLCLGTTVTAAPLDEALKPLPPVPHLDAAKVELGRQLFNEPRLSVNNTLSCASCHHLESGGADTRPFSLGFDGKPVEINTPSVFNASLNFKQFWNGRVDTLEAQVEQVVISPVEMGSDWNTVVQNLTALPAYQAAFKQAYPDGVTAANVQNALATYERTLLTPNSRFDQYLLGNTDILTIQEKYGYQRFKDYGCIACHQGINIGGNMFQKFGVMGDYFKVRGNPVESDLGRYLLTKDEEDRHVFKVPSLRNVAVTAPYFHDASAKTLEEAVDVMFKFQLGRNPSQEDKDLIIQFLKTLTGEWKGKPL; encoded by the coding sequence TTGAGCGACGTTTCAACCTACCATTTCGGCTCCATCCTCGCGTTGGGGCTGTGCCTGGGGACGACCGTGACGGCCGCGCCGCTGGACGAAGCGCTCAAACCCCTGCCGCCGGTGCCGCACCTCGATGCGGCCAAGGTCGAGCTGGGCCGCCAGCTGTTCAATGAGCCGCGCCTGTCAGTGAACAACACGCTGTCTTGCGCCAGTTGCCATCACCTCGAATCCGGGGGCGCCGACACCAGGCCCTTCTCCCTGGGTTTCGACGGCAAACCCGTGGAGATCAATACGCCGTCGGTCTTCAACGCCAGCCTGAACTTCAAACAATTCTGGAATGGCCGCGTGGACACCCTGGAAGCGCAGGTCGAGCAAGTGGTCATCAGCCCGGTGGAAATGGGCAGCGACTGGAACACCGTGGTGCAGAACCTGACCGCCCTGCCCGCCTACCAGGCGGCGTTCAAGCAGGCCTACCCCGATGGCGTCACCGCCGCCAATGTGCAAAACGCCCTGGCCACCTATGAACGCACGCTGCTGACGCCCAACTCACGGTTTGACCAGTACCTGCTGGGCAACACGGACATCCTCACGATCCAGGAAAAGTACGGCTACCAGCGCTTCAAGGATTACGGTTGCATCGCCTGTCACCAGGGCATCAACATCGGCGGCAACATGTTCCAGAAATTCGGCGTGATGGGCGACTACTTCAAGGTCCGCGGCAACCCCGTCGAGTCGGACCTGGGGCGCTACCTGCTGACCAAGGATGAGGAAGACCGGCACGTGTTCAAGGTCCCCAGCCTGCGTAACGTCGCGGTCACGGCCCCGTATTTTCACGATGCCTCGGCCAAGACCCTGGAAGAAGCCGTCGACGTCATGTTCAAGTTCCAACTGGGGCGCAATCCTTCACAGGAGGATAAAGACCTGATCATCCAGTTTCTCAAGACCCTGACCGGCGAATGGAAAGGCAAGCCTTTATGA
- a CDS encoding putative bifunctional diguanylate cyclase/phosphodiesterase, with the protein MNPNAGRANRRILIVDDATSIHLDFRKILCADADAEPSLDTLEQTLFGTTAVARQAFILDSAYQGQEALDLVSRALATNTPYAMAFIDMRMPPGWDGLQTIEQLWNVDPNLQIALCTAYSDYSFEAIEARLKYNDQLLILKKPFDHLEIRQMASALTWKWQLAQDAALKVIGLERTIEERVQELLKVSHLLQYDALTELPNSTLLGDRLTQAIALGRRHDTQLAVMFIGLDRFKRINNALGYPVGDEVLQQVSQSLVAAVRESDSVFRYGSDEFVILLNDVQHPQQTQHIAQKVLQAISVTRHVAGHDLSVTASLGISIYPNDSSTAVELIKHAETAMHTTKERGPDDLSFYTEDMNLRARHQQNLESAIRQALEHDEFALHYQPKLDLKTGRILGAEALIRWFQPRSGWVHPADFIPVAEDSGLIVALTQWVLRHACEQAQAWRTMGLAPLRISVNISAIDFRQREFVDNLAAILKQTGLPPNQLELEITESVLMQNVDETVDILNRIKAMGVRLALDDFGTGYSSLSYLRRFPIDVLKIDQSFVRGLHENSQDAQLISAIIGMGKSLELNIIAEGVETVEQLNFLRAQHCEEGQGFLFSKAVPAKDFAQLLQVGSPTLMPDQ; encoded by the coding sequence ATGAACCCGAACGCAGGGCGGGCCAACCGTCGCATCCTGATCGTCGATGATGCCACGTCCATCCACCTGGACTTTCGCAAGATCCTGTGCGCCGACGCCGACGCCGAGCCCTCCCTGGATACCCTTGAGCAGACCCTGTTCGGCACAACGGCCGTTGCTCGCCAGGCGTTTATCCTCGATTCCGCCTACCAGGGCCAGGAGGCCTTGGATCTGGTGAGTCGGGCCCTGGCAACCAACACCCCCTACGCCATGGCGTTCATCGACATGCGCATGCCGCCCGGCTGGGACGGCCTGCAAACCATCGAGCAGTTGTGGAACGTCGATCCCAACCTGCAGATCGCCCTGTGCACCGCCTATTCCGACTATTCCTTTGAAGCGATCGAGGCGCGATTGAAGTACAACGACCAGTTGCTGATCCTGAAAAAGCCCTTCGACCACCTGGAAATCCGCCAGATGGCCAGCGCCCTGACCTGGAAATGGCAGCTCGCCCAGGATGCCGCCCTCAAGGTGATCGGGCTCGAACGCACGATTGAGGAGCGCGTGCAGGAGTTGCTGAAAGTCTCGCACCTGCTGCAATACGACGCGCTCACGGAGCTGCCCAACAGCACGCTGCTGGGCGACCGCCTGACCCAGGCCATTGCCCTGGGCCGGCGCCATGATACGCAACTGGCGGTGATGTTTATCGGGCTCGACCGCTTCAAGCGCATCAACAACGCCCTGGGTTATCCGGTGGGGGATGAGGTGCTCCAGCAGGTCAGCCAAAGCCTGGTGGCGGCCGTGCGTGAGTCTGACTCGGTGTTTCGCTATGGTTCGGACGAGTTTGTGATCCTGCTCAATGATGTCCAGCATCCCCAGCAAACCCAGCACATCGCCCAGAAGGTGCTCCAGGCCATCAGCGTTACCCGGCATGTCGCGGGGCACGACCTGAGCGTTACCGCCAGCCTCGGCATCAGCATCTACCCGAATGACAGCAGCACTGCGGTGGAACTGATCAAGCACGCCGAAACCGCCATGCACACCACCAAGGAGCGTGGCCCGGACGACCTGAGTTTCTACACCGAAGACATGAACCTGCGCGCCCGGCATCAACAGAACCTGGAAAGCGCGATCCGCCAGGCCCTGGAGCACGATGAGTTTGCGCTGCACTACCAGCCCAAGCTGGACCTGAAAACCGGGCGGATCCTCGGCGCAGAGGCGCTGATCCGCTGGTTTCAACCGCGCTCGGGCTGGGTCCACCCGGCCGACTTCATTCCGGTGGCCGAAGACAGCGGGCTGATCGTCGCCTTGACCCAGTGGGTGCTGCGCCACGCCTGCGAACAGGCACAGGCCTGGCGCACCATGGGCCTGGCGCCGCTGCGCATCTCGGTGAACATCTCGGCCATCGACTTCCGCCAGCGGGAGTTTGTCGACAACCTGGCCGCCATCCTCAAGCAGACCGGCCTGCCGCCCAACCAGCTGGAGCTGGAAATCACCGAAAGCGTGCTGATGCAGAATGTCGACGAGACGGTCGATATCCTGAACCGGATCAAGGCCATGGGCGTGCGCCTGGCCCTGGATGATTTCGGCACCGGCTACTCCAGCCTCAGCTACCTGCGACGCTTTCCCATCGATGTGCTGAAGATCGACCAATCATTCGTGCGCGGGCTGCACGAAAATAGCCAGGACGCGCAACTGATCAGCGCTATCATCGGGATGGGCAAGAGCCTGGAGCTGAACATCATCGCCGAAGGGGTAGAGACCGTCGAACAGCTGAACTTCCTGAGAGCCCAGCACTGTGAAGAAGGCCAGGGCTTTCTGTTCAGCAAGGCCGTGCCTGCGAAGGATTTCGCCCAGTTGCTGCAGGTGGGCAGCCCCACACTGATGCCCGACCAATAG
- a CDS encoding HD domain-containing phosphohydrolase translates to MDEQLATKPTILLVDDEESILNSLRRLLRGQPFDVVLAGGGAQALEIMAAQPIDLVMSDARMPGMDGAQLLAEVHRLYPATSRILLTGYADLPTIIKAINEGAIHRYIGKPWNDDELKLILQQALEFQRLERLAHQQNDQLKLLNATLEKRVAARTSELQQTADMLDLAYDELKRSYVTGTEVFSLLANLRLPKNKQTNRALIELVRVYCTAQSIDEASARDMAMAAALYNIGKLSWSDSMLIEPADKLHSTDRERYRGYPAQSESLLMTLEPMKDAARIIRHHQERWDGSGFPDHLKGDAIPFGSRLLKLAVDFIELQKGLILERHLNSDEALLYIRKYAGRLYDPDLVEDFILACAAFLSDVTLGDPTVKVLTTRELEDGMVLARNLNADNGMLLLNAGKVLNLPLVDKLIAFEAMEGAKYSVFIKEPDESEGVLH, encoded by the coding sequence ATGGATGAACAACTTGCGACGAAACCCACTATTTTGCTGGTCGACGATGAAGAGTCGATCCTCAACAGCTTGCGCCGCCTGTTGCGCGGCCAACCCTTTGATGTCGTGCTCGCGGGCGGCGGCGCCCAGGCCCTGGAGATCATGGCCGCCCAGCCCATCGACCTGGTGATGAGCGATGCGCGCATGCCCGGCATGGACGGCGCGCAGCTGCTGGCCGAGGTTCATCGCCTTTATCCCGCCACCAGTCGCATCCTGCTCACCGGCTACGCCGACCTGCCGACGATCATCAAGGCGATCAACGAAGGGGCGATCCACCGCTATATCGGCAAACCCTGGAACGACGACGAACTGAAGCTGATCCTGCAGCAGGCCCTGGAATTTCAGCGGCTGGAGCGCCTGGCCCATCAGCAGAACGACCAGCTCAAGCTGTTGAACGCCACCTTGGAAAAACGCGTGGCAGCACGCACCAGTGAGTTGCAACAGACCGCCGACATGCTCGACCTGGCCTACGACGAGCTCAAGCGCAGCTACGTGACCGGCACCGAAGTGTTTTCGTTGCTGGCCAACCTGCGCCTGCCCAAGAACAAACAGACCAACCGCGCACTGATCGAACTGGTGCGAGTGTACTGCACCGCCCAGTCCATAGACGAAGCCAGCGCCCGCGACATGGCCATGGCCGCCGCGCTGTACAACATCGGCAAGCTGAGCTGGAGCGACAGCATGTTGATCGAGCCGGCCGACAAGCTGCACAGCACCGATCGCGAGCGCTACCGTGGCTATCCGGCCCAGAGCGAATCGCTGCTGATGACCCTGGAGCCGATGAAGGATGCGGCGCGGATCATCCGTCATCACCAGGAGCGCTGGGACGGCAGTGGTTTTCCCGACCACCTCAAGGGCGATGCGATTCCGTTCGGTTCACGCCTGCTGAAACTGGCGGTGGACTTCATCGAGTTGCAGAAAGGCCTGATCCTTGAGCGGCACCTGAACAGCGATGAAGCGCTGTTGTATATCCGCAAGTATGCCGGGCGTCTCTACGATCCGGACCTGGTCGAGGACTTCATCCTGGCGTGCGCTGCGTTTCTCAGTGACGTGACCCTGGGCGATCCGACCGTCAAGGTGCTCACCACCCGTGAGCTGGAAGACGGCATGGTCCTGGCGCGTAACCTCAACGCCGATAACGGCATGTTGCTGCTTAACGCCGGCAAGGTGCTGAACCTGCCGTTGGTGGACAAGCTGATTGCGTTCGAGGCGATGGAAGGCGCCAAGTACAGCGTGTTCATCAAGGAGCCGGACGAGAGCGAAGGGGTGCTCCATTAA
- a CDS encoding NUDIX hydrolase, protein MPSTIRIAAALLIGSDGHTLLVRKRGTQAFMQPGGKIDAGEQPVEALARELYEELNLRIEPGDAVYLGHFSAPAANEPGFTVDAELFQVQIDAPVSPAAEIEEVRWIDPAGDGGLVLAPLTRDLILPFYRASLTTPA, encoded by the coding sequence ATGCCTAGCACTATCCGTATCGCCGCTGCCCTGCTGATCGGCAGCGATGGCCACACCTTGCTGGTGCGCAAGCGCGGTACCCAGGCCTTTATGCAACCCGGTGGCAAGATCGACGCCGGTGAGCAGCCCGTCGAGGCCCTGGCCCGCGAGCTGTACGAAGAGCTGAACCTGCGCATCGAGCCCGGCGACGCGGTCTACCTGGGTCACTTCTCGGCCCCTGCGGCCAACGAACCGGGGTTTACCGTGGACGCTGAATTGTTCCAGGTGCAGATCGATGCTCCGGTCAGCCCGGCCGCTGAAATCGAAGAGGTGCGCTGGATCGACCCGGCCGGTGATGGCGGCCTGGTGCTGGCGCCCTTGACCCGTGACCTGATCCTGCCGTTTTACCGCGCGTCACTGACCACGCCGGCCTGA
- a CDS encoding GNAT family N-acetyltransferase, whose product MSVRALGANDAEAYRALMLEAYGAYPQAFTSSVAERASIPLSWWEKRLESPLDRLLGAYVDGVLAGIVGLAFEPREKARHKVTLFGMYVNAAYQQKGLGRRLVEAALDEARRHPRLKVIQLTVTAGNDAAFALYRRCGFIQYGLEPLAVRVGVDYFDKIYMWRELTAH is encoded by the coding sequence ATGAGCGTGCGTGCGCTGGGGGCCAACGATGCCGAGGCTTATCGGGCGTTGATGCTGGAAGCTTACGGCGCCTATCCCCAGGCGTTCACTTCCAGTGTGGCCGAGCGTGCGTCGATACCGTTGAGCTGGTGGGAAAAGCGCCTGGAGAGTCCGCTGGATCGTTTGCTCGGCGCGTACGTCGACGGGGTACTGGCCGGCATCGTCGGCCTGGCCTTCGAGCCTAGGGAGAAGGCACGGCACAAGGTGACCCTGTTCGGCATGTACGTGAACGCGGCTTACCAGCAGAAAGGCTTGGGCCGGCGATTGGTCGAGGCAGCGCTGGATGAAGCGCGCCGACATCCGCGGCTGAAAGTGATCCAGCTGACCGTCACCGCCGGCAACGATGCAGCGTTTGCGCTGTACCGCCGCTGCGGGTTTATCCAGTACGGCCTGGAACCGTTGGCGGTGCGAGTGGGCGTGGACTACTTCGACAAAATCTACATGTGGCGCGAACTCACGGCTCACTGA
- the metR gene encoding transcriptional regulator MetR, whose product MLEIRHLKTLHALREADSLVEAAERLHLTQSALSHQFKELEERLGMPLFVRKTKPVRFTSAGLRLLQLADATLPLLRGAERDIARLAGGTAGRLHMAIECHSCFQWLMPTIDQFRDAWPEVELDLASGFAFAPLPALARGDLDLVVTSDPLELPGITYVPLFTYEAMLAVANQHALANKAYIVPEDLLSETLITYPVERDRLDIFTRFLEPADVEPAQVRTSELTVMMMQLVASGRGVCGMPHWALHEYSSRGYVKAKRLGEKGLFATLYAGIRADMLDAPYMRDFLLTAKDTSFSTLDGVSAVR is encoded by the coding sequence GTGCTCGAGATCCGTCACCTCAAGACCCTGCACGCCCTGCGCGAAGCCGACAGCCTGGTGGAGGCCGCCGAGCGTCTGCACCTGACGCAGTCGGCGCTGTCCCACCAGTTCAAGGAGCTGGAAGAGCGCCTGGGCATGCCGCTGTTCGTGCGCAAGACCAAACCCGTGCGCTTCACCAGCGCCGGCCTGCGCCTGCTGCAACTGGCCGACGCCACCCTGCCCCTGCTGCGTGGTGCCGAGCGCGATATTGCACGCCTGGCCGGGGGCACCGCCGGACGCCTGCACATGGCGATCGAGTGCCACAGTTGTTTCCAATGGCTGATGCCGACCATCGACCAATTCCGCGATGCCTGGCCGGAAGTCGAGCTGGACCTGGCCTCGGGCTTTGCGTTCGCGCCACTGCCGGCCCTGGCCCGTGGCGACCTGGACCTGGTGGTGACCTCCGACCCGCTGGAGCTGCCGGGCATCACCTATGTGCCGCTGTTCACCTACGAAGCCATGCTCGCCGTGGCCAACCAGCACGCGCTGGCGAACAAGGCGTACATCGTGCCCGAAGACCTGCTGAGCGAAACCCTGATCACCTACCCGGTGGAGCGTGACCGCCTGGACATCTTCACCCGCTTCCTGGAACCGGCCGATGTGGAACCGGCCCAGGTGCGCACCTCGGAACTGACGGTGATGATGATGCAACTGGTCGCCAGCGGCCGTGGCGTGTGCGGCATGCCCCATTGGGCGCTGCATGAATACAGCTCGCGCGGCTACGTGAAGGCCAAGCGCCTGGGCGAGAAAGGCTTGTTTGCGACGCTGTATGCGGGGATTCGTGCGGACATGCTGGATGCGCCGTATATGCGCGATTTTTTGCTGACGGCAAAAGATACGTCGTTTTCAACGCTGGATGGCGTGAGCGCGGTACGCTGA